DNA sequence from the Methanolobus sp. ZRKC5 genome:
CGTAGCCTTCATCCTTTTCATCACCTATATTATTTGTCGGATTTCCACTGGCGGTATGACCACAAGCATATTATTCCAAATATCATTATCAAGAAAATCAATGACCATTTGAACGGCAGTTTTGGAAGCGGCAGGGGTCCATATTCAAAATTGAGTTTCCATGTGTTATTATCTATATCATTATTTGTCCAGACTATTGTGTCATCGATACTTAGGGCAGGATAATTGGAGTATGATAAATGCTTTCCATCAATGTCTGCTTCCATCTTTGCATTTTCAATTGGTATGCTGGATGGTTGTATGCTATAGGTGACCTGGTCAAATATCAGCCCATTTTCAACAATGTCATCTGTTGTATATTCGATCGTTATTGTCCGGCTCTCTCCGGGTATTATGGGTATCCAGAATCCATACTTTATTGTGGTTTCATTCTCGGTGGCGGATACCTCTACATCATTTATTATTGTGCCATCATCAAGTTTTACAGAGACGTCTGATATATCCATGGCTTGAGCATTTCCAGTAAAAGGAACAGGCAGTCCTAAAAAACGTGATGTGCTTTCTGTACTGAGCGTTATGTATCCATATCCCGGAACAACGGTTTTATCGATAATATTCCTGATAGTGAGTTCTTCAGTTACGTGTGTACCGTCAGAATGCACATTTAGTGTTACATTATAGTGTTCCCATACTTCTACTAAAATCTCTCCATTTGCAGAAATGCTGGTTGCTAATAGAATAGATACCAGCAAGAATGCCATTGTAGCTACCTTTATTTCCCTTCCTCCTTTTTAATCAGATTTGCACAACAAACAGTTATTATACTTTTTGTAAATATACTAACATATGTATAGTATATGCGCATATGCACAATTAAATATTAATTAAGCAGTACATGGTATAATAATATATGTGTTATTATATTTATTAAAAATCATTGGAGAGATTTCTTTTGGGTAGGAATGGAACGCATAGTAATTTGATAGGAACAATAGTTTTCATATTCGTTTTTTACATCGTCGTATCAGCTGCAGGCGCAACAGAAATATTGGATGTTCAGGTAAGTGAATCCATTGACGTAAGTGATTTTTTTAATGGGTCGTTGACAAGCGGTGATGCATCCGGCTCAGGACAAATAACGATCAAAAATACATTATCCTCAACAGATCTATACGATGTGAACATCAGTTTCAATAATGGAACAACGTCATCTTCAACCTGGTCTTCGTCATCAAGCGGCGTATATCTTGATACCAGCAACAGTGCATTTGTGCAAGTGCACATTAACTATCTTGGCCATGGTGATTCCGTAGCAATAAACTATGATTGTTCTGGTTCAAGACCAGTTACTTTCAATGAAAGTTATTCAGCAAACAAGATACTGGTCAATGATTCGACCGATGTGAACCTTGAAATAGAACGAAACATTGACTCAACAATAAGCTCTATTACATTCACAAAAGTAGCTTCTGACAGTAACATTAATTCCGTGGCCGATTTTCGTTTCTCTGATGCCAGTGCAAATCTGGGTGCGGTAACAAATCCTTCAGAGGATACTGTCATGTGGACGGTATCAGAACTTAATTCATCTGTTACAAATGCCACTCTGACTTTCACAGCTACTGAAAATGATAGTGCAGCTCATATAGCTTCATCACCACAGTCAGCACAGGAAATGTTCCTGGGTAATGGCACATTGCAGTTTACGGTCAATAATGGAGTTCAATCGGGAAATAATGTTTCAGTTATAGGGGCTCCTATCGGCACAACCCTTAATTTCATGTTCGATTTGCAGAAGAATCAGTTAGATAGTTCAGAGGGTGGCTCAGGCGGAGATGATTGGGGATTTACGCCTACCATCACCAATACTGATACAGAGAGTATAGATTACACTGTTTCAGCTGTAACAATGTATGTAACGACCAGCAGTAGTCTTGATTACAGCTCAGCAGTTGAAACTTCAGTTAATAGCAGCGTAGGTACTCTTTCACAATCAGACGTATGGACGCAAGATGAATGGAAAATATATGATTTCCCTGAACCAGTGCCCGTTGGATGGCTGGATGTAAATCTAAGTGTAGATCTTACAGGCAGCCAGTTAACTGAAAGTTATCTTTCAATAAATGGTACGTATGAGATAATTGAAAAAATATACATCATAAATGGTTATCTTGTGGAAGCCAGGAAAACGATTACAAAGAACGATACAGACTCTGATTACTATGATATTTCCCTTTGGGTACACAATAAAGGTGATCTTGCTACACCTCCTACAGTAGTTGTATACGATATAATCCCACAGGGATTCACCAATGCTTCCTGGGTTACTGATCCTGATGGTAGTACGTCTGTGCTTTCTCCGGTTACCGGAACTGCATATTGGTGGGATGTAGGTGCTTTACAGGCAGATAGAACTGCTGGTAATCAGACATACGTGAACTATACAGTAGAAGGAAACTCGGATGTCTATCGACTCACTGACCTGTTCATACTGGGTATTGACCCTGCTTATTCCCTGAATATGCAGACAACACCGGTGCTCAGAACTGGTGCCAATGTAGCAACAAGAAATGATAGTGGTTCATTGATAGGTATGATGTCTATGATGTTGTTCATGGTTGGGATTGTGGGTAACAGGAGAAATAAGAGAAACTGAAAATTCTCTTATTCTTCCTTTCCTTAAGCTATTTTCATTTTTTATAATTCTACAATTCAAAAGTATGTAACATACGGAGTGCTTGTATTCACTGTTTTCATTAATTGAAGGCTTAACACTCAATTTTCTTAAATTGCTTCATATTCTGCATTTAGTGTTGTAATCTAAAACATTGTACTCGTAGCAAAGATCTTTATGCATTTATAGTGATAAAATATAAGTCCTATAACTACTAATAACAAAATATAATCTAAATAAGCTATATAAGTAAAATATAATCTTTAAAACTTATATTTGTTTTTACAACTGAGGTTCAAGGTTTTGATTAATGAAAAAGTCTTATATGCTGTCATAACAGGGGATCTTGTACAGTCATCCCAATTAGAACACGAGACCAGAGAAGAAATGATTGCTTATCTTCGCGATTCGCTTATGTTCATAGAGGATCACTTACAACTTCACGATACTATTTTTCTTCCTTTTGATATATTCAGAGGAGATAGTTTTCAGGTAGTTCTTAGCAAGCCAGATCGTGCATTACTTGCTTCTGTACTCTTATCCCAAAGGCTTAGTCTGTTCAATGAAGGGTCAAAGGATTTTGCGGCAAGGTTATCAATTGGCATTGGAACAATTGAGTATATCCCTGACTCCGGTAACATAGGAGAGGCGGATGGCGTGGCTTTTCGACTTTCCGGAAAAGCGCTTGATACGATGAAGCAAAAAGGTCAAAATCTGCTAGTTACAACTCCAAATCCGGCTCTGAACCTGATGTTTGAGACTCAGTGCTCTTTTTTTGATCTCATAGCTGGCAGGTGGACAAATATCCAGAAAGAGATAATTCTGGAGAAACTCTCTGGTTCAACCCAGGAAGAGATAGCCTCAAGACACGGTAAATCTCAGTCAACGATTTCCCAGAGTCTGAAAGCTTCGGGTTTTGATGGAGTTAAGAAGTTCCTTTTTAACTATGAACACTTATTTGAATATGAGGATGTATTTGTAGAGAGTGATAAGTGATGGACCCGGGTCTTTTGAATATATCTCTGCTTGCAAAACTTATTCTTTCACACCTGCTTGCTGATTTTGTATTCCAGACCAGATCAATGGTAAATGACCGTTTTGAGAACAAATGGCGTTCAAAATGGCTTTATATACATGGTCTGACTGCCGGTTTACTTGCATATATCCTTTCAGGTGCCTTCATTTATGTCTGGCTTTTCATTGCCTACACGTTTTCTCATGTATTGATCGATGGTTTCAAATCAACCAGAAAAGATGATCTTAAATGGTTCACCCTGGATCAGGCAGCCCATTTGTTTACCATTCTTATAGTCTGGATCCTTATAGCAGGACTAATACCAATTATGAAAATCTTGCCTACTGTTCCGTTTGCAGGAACGAATCTCTGGATTCTGCTTGTTGCATACGTAATAACAATATGGCCCAGTGGTATTGTAATTGGTAAATTTACTGAAGCCTGGCAAAATGACAAAGATGGAAATGAAGGCACAGGTCTATCAAATGCCGGTCTGTGGATAGGTCGTCTTGAACGTTTCCTTCTCCTGACCTTTGTGTTGCTAGATCAGTATCAAGCTATCGGTTTGTTGGTTGCTGCAAAATCCATATTCAGGTTCACAACCGATAGGAAGGTGAGTGAATATATATTGATAGGCACTTTATTGAGTTTTGCAATTGCGGTTTTTGTGGGGATTATTACTAAATGGTTGCTTGATGTGGGATTTTAGATATGGTTTTTTGGCATTGTTAATTAAACATAGCTAGTTCTTTATTCCTATATTTCATCAAG
Encoded proteins:
- a CDS encoding SatD family protein, with the protein product MINEKVLYAVITGDLVQSSQLEHETREEMIAYLRDSLMFIEDHLQLHDTIFLPFDIFRGDSFQVVLSKPDRALLASVLLSQRLSLFNEGSKDFAARLSIGIGTIEYIPDSGNIGEADGVAFRLSGKALDTMKQKGQNLLVTTPNPALNLMFETQCSFFDLIAGRWTNIQKEIILEKLSGSTQEEIASRHGKSQSTISQSLKASGFDGVKKFLFNYEHLFEYEDVFVESDK
- a CDS encoding DUF3307 domain-containing protein; translated protein: MDPGLLNISLLAKLILSHLLADFVFQTRSMVNDRFENKWRSKWLYIHGLTAGLLAYILSGAFIYVWLFIAYTFSHVLIDGFKSTRKDDLKWFTLDQAAHLFTILIVWILIAGLIPIMKILPTVPFAGTNLWILLVAYVITIWPSGIVIGKFTEAWQNDKDGNEGTGLSNAGLWIGRLERFLLLTFVLLDQYQAIGLLVAAKSIFRFTTDRKVSEYILIGTLLSFAIAVFVGIITKWLLDVGF